A window of Flammeovirga kamogawensis genomic DNA:
TATCACATAAATGTGATCCAAGGAAGCCTGCAGCACCTGTAATTAATACTCTTTTCATTTTATAAATAGTTTAGCTTAATAAATTGTAGTTCTACCGATACTGTTATAATAGAAACCAAGTTCCTTCATATCTTTTGTATTATATAAGTTTCTGCCATCAAAGATTACTTTATCTTTCATAAGCTCTCCCATATAATTAAAATCAGGTGTTCTGAATAAGTTCCACTCCGTCACAATTCCTAATGCATCAACACCCTTCAATGCATCATATCTATGCTCTACAAATGTAACCTGATCACCGAAAATCTCTTTCATATTCTCCATAGCTTCTGGGTCATATGCGTAAACTTCTGCACCTGCTTTCAGTAACTCTCTAATTGTATAAATAGCTGGAGCCTCTCTAATATCATCTGTATTGGGTTTAAATGCTAAACCCCAAATTGCTATTTTTTTCCCTTTTAAATTACCATCAAAATAAGCATTCATTTTTTCTGCTAACTTAAATTTCTGAGCACCATTCACTCCCATTACAGAGTCTAGTAATTTAAAGTCATAGTCATGCTCTTTAGCAGTTTTAAATAATGCTTGAACATCTTTTGGAAAACATGATCCTCCATAACCTACTCCTGAGAATAAGAAACGTTTACCAATTCTTCCATCAGAACCCATACCAATACGAACATTATCAACGTTTGCTCCAACTTTTTCGCAAAGGTTAGCAATCTCGTTCATAAATGTAATTCTTGTTGCTAAGTAAGAGTTGGCTGCATACTTTGTCATTTCAGCAGAACGCTCATCCATAAAATAAATTGGATTACCCTGACGAACAAACGGTTCATAAAGACGCTGCATTGTTTCT
This region includes:
- a CDS encoding UDP-glucose dehydrogenase family protein is translated as MKIAVVGTGYVGLVSGTCFAETGHHVICVDNDSSKVEKLKGGELTIYEPGLDTVFLRNTKEERLSFTTNLEEAVKVSDVIFLALPTPPGEDGSADLSYVLGVAEQIGHIIDKDEYKVLVDKSTVPVGTAEKVHAVVAKNCKGAFDVVSNPEFLREGVAVDDFLRPDRVVIGTSSERAKETMQRLYEPFVRQGNPIYFMDERSAEMTKYAANSYLATRITFMNEIANLCEKVGANVDNVRIGMGSDGRIGKRFLFSGVGYGGSCFPKDVQALFKTAKEHDYDFKLLDSVMGVNGAQKFKLAEKMNAYFDGNLKGKKIAIWGLAFKPNTDDIREAPAIYTIRELLKAGAEVYAYDPEAMENMKEIFGDQVTFVEHRYDALKGVDALGIVTEWNLFRTPDFNYMGELMKDKVIFDGRNLYNTKDMKELGFYYNSIGRTTIY